The proteins below come from a single Bombus pyrosoma isolate SC7728 linkage group LG10, ASM1482585v1, whole genome shotgun sequence genomic window:
- the LOC122571561 gene encoding uncharacterized protein LOC122571561 gives MYFIYRRKYNIFQNVLALLQKYLCNRKSIDAMSPLYICIYIYRGASEESIAVLRRTSIAIKMMRFVILGTLIVLSTAQFQSTRRILEAPIPALCAQRVIHERFNGKGYYYSWADPRTNGQELDWLAGRNFCRQRCMDLISLETSAENEFIKSRIVQNNVKYIWTSGRLCDFKGCDRPDLQPLHINGWFWTAELQKLAPANDRANNDWSESGGIGKPQPDNREAIQQGGAPENCLAVLNQFYNDGVNWHDVACHHKKPWVCEDNDSLLRYVHFTNPNIRT, from the exons ATGTACTTTATATACAgaagaaagtataatatattccaaAACGTGTTAGCACTTCTCCAAAAATACTTGTGCAATCGCAAAAGTATTGACGCCATGTCCccattatatatatgtatatatatatataggggTGCTTCGGAAGAAAGCATCGCAGTTCTTCGGAGAACGTCTATAG CTATAAAAATGATGCGATTTGTTATACTTGGAACATTGATTGTTTTATCTACGGCTCAGTTTCAATCTACTAGAAGAATTTTAGAAGCACCAATCCCTGCGCTTTGTGCACAAA GGGTAATTCATGAACGTTTCAATGGCAAGGGTTATTACTATTCATGGGCTGATCCAAGAACAAATGGACAAGAACTTGATTGGTTAGCAGGTAGAAATTTCTGTAGGCAACGATGTATGGACCTTATTTCCCTGGAGACTTCTGCCGAAAATGAGTTTATTAAAAGTCGCATTGTGCAAA ataatgtgaaatatatttggaCATCTGGTCGGCTTTGTGATTTCAAAGGATGCGATAGACCTGATCTTCAACCTCTTCATATTAATGGTTGGTTCTGGACTGCAGAATTACAGAAGCTTGCACCTGCTAATGATCGCGCTAATAATGATTGGTCCGAAAGTGGAgg tattgGAAAACCACAACCTGATAATCGTGAAGCTATACAACAAGGAGGTGCACCAGAAAATTGTTTAGCAGTATTAAATCAGTTTTATAATGATGGAGTAAATTGGCACGACGTTGCTTGTCATCATAAGAAACCATGGGTGTGTGAAGATAATGATTCTTTACTGAGATATGTTCATTTCACCAATCCTAATATTcgtacttaa
- the LOC122571560 gene encoding peptidyl-prolyl cis-trans isomerase NIMA-interacting 4: protein MPPKKGGNTTKTNKIKAVDGNSGKEEKKGGNAVKVRHILCEKQSKILEALEKLKAGGKFNEIAATYSEDKARSGGDLGWMTRGSMVGPFQEAAFALPISSISSPIYTDPPIKTKFGYHIIMVEGKK from the exons aTGCCTCCAAAAAAAGGTGGAAATACtacaaaaacaaataaaattaaagctGTAGATGGTAATAGCggcaaagaagaaaagaaaggaggaaatgCTGTGAAG GTTAGACACATACTCTGTGAAAAACAATCAAAAATTCTGGAAGCATTGGAAAAGTTGAAAGCAGGgggaaaatttaatgaaattgctGCTACATATAGTGAAGACAAAGCAAGATCTGGG ggTGACCTTGGGTGGATGACTAGAGGATCAATGGTTGGGCCCTTTCAAGAAGCTGCATTTGCATTACCAATCTCTTCTATTAGTTCTCCAATCTACACAGATCCACCAATCAAAACAAAATTTGGTTATCATATTATAATGGTAGAAGGTAAAAAgtga